A stretch of Clostridiales bacterium DNA encodes these proteins:
- a CDS encoding AAA family ATPase, which translates to MNSLFIRGIKLRRAEVESFDRYPFDIPVIKGLTELQFEKPVTFIVGENGSGKSTVIEALAVAMGLSAEGGTRNMMYETINTTSKLHDYLTVLKSGLPPKWKYFLRAESFYTMANAFEGFRESWEMPIHSQSHGEAFNRLFDSFAGNGLYLMDEPESALSPKNQMRLLTRMHALAKSGSQFIIVTHSPILLSYYDGVILNADDNLRHIDYKDTEIFSIYSRFLSCPEKMQRYLFDD; encoded by the coding sequence ATGAACAGTTTATTCATACGAGGGATAAAACTACGGCGCGCGGAAGTGGAAAGCTTCGACAGGTATCCGTTTGATATTCCCGTGATTAAAGGTTTGACGGAGCTCCAATTCGAAAAGCCCGTCACGTTTATCGTCGGGGAAAACGGGTCGGGCAAGTCGACTGTTATCGAGGCGCTTGCGGTCGCTATGGGATTGAGCGCCGAGGGCGGTACGCGGAACATGATGTACGAAACGATCAATACCACTTCCAAGCTACATGATTATCTTACCGTATTAAAATCGGGCTTGCCGCCGAAGTGGAAGTATTTTCTTCGCGCCGAATCGTTCTATACCATGGCGAACGCGTTCGAGGGGTTCCGCGAGTCGTGGGAAATGCCGATACATTCACAGTCGCATGGGGAAGCGTTTAATAGACTGTTCGATAGTTTTGCGGGTAATGGGTTATACTTAATGGACGAGCCCGAGTCCGCGCTTTCGCCGAAAAATCAAATGCGGTTGTTGACGAGAATGCACGCGCTCGCTAAAAGCGGATCGCAGTTTATTATAGTAACGCACTCGCCGATACTTCTTTCTTACTATGACGGGGTGATATTAAACGCCGACGATAATCTTCGGCATATTGATTATAAGGACACCGAGATCTTCTCGATATACAGTCGCTTTTTGTCTTGTCCCGAAAAAATGCAGAGATATTTGTTTGACGATTGA
- a CDS encoding S1 RNA-binding domain-containing protein, translating into MMDVKKQLAEEFSLKEEHCSNIVDLLDQGDTVPFIARYRKEMHGATDDQVIRELSERYEYLKGLIKRKEEIQASIESQGKWTDELAKALDNAKTLTEAEDIYRPYKQKKKTRASVAIARGLEPLADIIEAQELTSYDEAELTAPYIDAEKEVPDSKAAIDGACDIIAERISDDAAIRKALREQALSSGRITAVLDESCKDDEKKKVYETYFKFDEAVATVPSHRVLAVTRGEKEECLKVSVVVDEVKALATISAAKKKASAFDALIDRTIEDSYKRLISPSIEREVRAELFDRASEQAIKTFERNLKPLLLQPPLKGKVILGLDPAYRTGCKIAVIDASGKFLDSAVIYPTPPQNKTEQAKATLKQLINKYNVDCISIGNGTASKESEIFVAELIKELDRPVSYAVVSESGASVYSGSKLGAEEFPELDLTIRSAISIARRLLDPLAELIKVDVRSLGVGQYQHDMPQKRLVSSLEAAVEDCVNSVGVDLNTASYALLAYVSGLNSGIAKNIVEYRSNRPFGSRKQLLEVPKLGAKAFEQCAGFLRIADGDNVLDNTAVHPESYDAAKKLIEKFGYTEADVKACKLGDLPQKVKDAGEENVAAEIGVGVPTLNDIVTELIKPGRDVRDELPPPILRSDLMDMNDLKEGMQIVGVVRNVTDFGAFVDISVHQDGLLHISEISDSYIRHPSDVLKVGDKVNVWVLSVDNQKHRIALTMLDPATRDKRKADHEKQKQERAEKKAEWQKNKAEREQKHAEYLKRKEEREKRQAEYEQRKANGEKFDRPRRDGDRFRNDGERPPRREFDRNRQSGYRDRDDERAPSTENMTMEEKLAALMGKYGKR; encoded by the coding sequence ATTATGGACGTAAAGAAACAACTTGCCGAGGAATTCAGCCTCAAAGAGGAGCACTGCTCGAACATCGTCGACCTACTGGATCAGGGCGACACCGTTCCGTTCATCGCGCGCTACCGCAAGGAAATGCACGGCGCGACCGACGACCAAGTCATCCGCGAGCTCAGCGAGCGGTACGAGTACCTCAAAGGTCTGATCAAGCGCAAGGAAGAAATTCAGGCTTCTATCGAGTCGCAGGGCAAGTGGACCGACGAGCTCGCTAAGGCGCTCGACAACGCGAAAACGCTCACCGAGGCGGAAGATATCTACCGCCCGTACAAGCAGAAGAAAAAGACCCGTGCATCCGTCGCTATCGCGCGCGGGCTCGAACCGCTCGCTGATATCATCGAGGCGCAAGAGCTTACTAGCTACGACGAAGCCGAGCTTACCGCGCCGTATATCGACGCGGAAAAAGAAGTTCCCGACAGCAAAGCCGCTATCGACGGCGCGTGCGATATTATCGCCGAGCGCATTTCAGACGACGCGGCTATCCGCAAGGCACTGCGCGAGCAGGCGCTTAGTTCGGGTCGCATAACCGCCGTTCTCGACGAGAGCTGCAAGGACGACGAGAAGAAAAAGGTCTACGAGACCTACTTCAAGTTCGACGAAGCGGTCGCGACCGTGCCCAGCCACCGTGTTCTCGCGGTGACGCGCGGCGAGAAGGAAGAATGCCTTAAAGTCTCGGTAGTGGTCGACGAGGTAAAGGCGCTCGCGACCATATCCGCCGCAAAGAAAAAGGCTTCGGCGTTCGACGCGCTTATCGACCGCACGATCGAGGACAGCTACAAACGCCTTATCTCGCCGAGCATAGAGCGCGAGGTCCGCGCGGAGCTGTTCGATAGAGCGAGCGAGCAAGCGATCAAAACGTTCGAGCGCAATCTCAAACCGCTGTTGTTGCAGCCGCCGCTCAAAGGCAAGGTCATACTCGGGCTCGACCCCGCGTACCGCACGGGCTGCAAGATAGCCGTTATCGACGCGTCGGGCAAGTTTCTCGACAGCGCGGTCATCTATCCCACGCCGCCGCAGAACAAGACCGAACAGGCGAAAGCGACGCTTAAACAGCTCATTAATAAATATAACGTAGACTGCATTTCGATAGGCAACGGCACCGCTTCCAAAGAGAGCGAGATCTTCGTCGCCGAGCTCATAAAAGAGCTCGACCGTCCTGTGTCGTACGCCGTTGTGTCGGAGTCGGGTGCGTCCGTGTACAGTGGCAGCAAGCTCGGCGCGGAGGAGTTCCCCGAACTCGACCTTACTATCCGCAGCGCCATATCGATCGCGCGCAGGCTTCTCGATCCGCTCGCCGAGCTCATCAAGGTCGACGTGCGTTCGCTCGGCGTAGGACAGTACCAGCACGATATGCCGCAGAAGCGGTTGGTGTCGTCGCTCGAAGCGGCAGTCGAGGACTGCGTAAACAGCGTTGGCGTCGACCTTAACACCGCGTCGTACGCGCTGCTTGCGTACGTTTCGGGGCTTAATAGCGGCATTGCCAAGAACATAGTAGAGTACCGCTCGAACAGACCGTTCGGGTCGCGCAAACAATTATTGGAAGTTCCCAAGCTCGGCGCAAAAGCGTTCGAGCAGTGCGCGGGCTTCCTCAGGATAGCCGACGGCGATAACGTGTTGGATAACACCGCCGTCCACCCCGAGAGCTACGACGCAGCCAAAAAACTGATCGAAAAGTTCGGTTATACCGAAGCCGACGTCAAGGCGTGTAAGCTCGGCGACCTTCCGCAAAAGGTCAAGGACGCGGGCGAGGAGAACGTTGCCGCCGAGATCGGCGTGGGCGTGCCTACGCTCAACGATATCGTTACCGAGCTTATCAAGCCCGGCCGCGACGTGCGCGACGAACTGCCCCCGCCCATTCTCCGTTCTGATCTCATGGACATGAACGACCTCAAAGAAGGTATGCAGATAGTCGGCGTTGTGCGCAACGTTACCGACTTCGGCGCGTTCGTCGATATATCCGTGCACCAGGACGGCTTGCTGCACATTTCAGAGATTTCAGACAGCTATATCCGTCACCCGTCAGACGTTTTGAAGGTCGGCGACAAGGTCAACGTGTGGGTGCTGTCCGTCGATAACCAAAAGCACCGTATCGCGCTCACCATGCTCGATCCCGCAACCCGCGACAAGCGCAAGGCGGATCACGAAAAGCAAAAGCAGGAGCGTGCCGAAAAGAAAGCCGAGTGGCAGAAGAATAAAGCCGAGCGCGAGCAAAAGCACGCCGAGTATCTCAAACGCAAGGAAGAACGCGAAAAGCGTCAAGCCGAATACGAACAGCGCAAGGCGAACGGCGAAAAGTTCGACCGTCCGCGCCGCGACGGAGATCGGTTCCGTAACGACGGTGAGCGTCCGCCGCGCAGGGAGTTCGACCGCAACCGCCAGAGCGGTTATCGCGACCGCGATGACGAGCGCGCGCCTTCGACCGAGAATATGACGATGGAAGAAAAGCTCGCCGCGCTCATGGGCAAGTACGGCAAAAGATAA
- a CDS encoding SPFH domain-containing protein yields the protein MFSKKPQVIKLDQRFCEGDVNDNDVLFIRIRDEITDKNARIEVPFTHNAIIIKGGGDARYYPSGNYDVFDSRAEVKSWKSGLSVEVVYIAKDTAVPIKWGTPNRITLRDAATGRAITVGARGEFEVTVSNPELFFRKIVGVKQEFNRNEFSRRFSETVATEFAEVFTHAVADLQLTYDKFVENKKMISSRMGEILSPKFENQYGLKVVEFKIADFDLHDEDKRAMEQVLDTTIAAKAAREEAERLDDKNWERQKYLREMELREKTAYYDAMKTNGTAFKPRCPHCGGEHDPMAVFCPACGKRVSRAPITCTSCGKVNDASATFCSGCGKKL from the coding sequence ATGTTTTCTAAGAAGCCGCAAGTGATCAAGCTCGATCAAAGATTTTGCGAGGGCGACGTCAACGACAACGACGTGCTTTTTATACGTATTCGCGACGAAATAACCGACAAGAACGCGCGTATCGAGGTCCCGTTCACGCACAACGCAATTATCATCAAGGGCGGCGGCGACGCGCGCTATTACCCGAGCGGCAACTACGACGTGTTCGATAGTCGCGCCGAGGTCAAGAGCTGGAAAAGCGGGCTTTCGGTCGAGGTCGTGTATATCGCGAAGGACACCGCCGTACCCATTAAATGGGGCACGCCCAACCGCATTACGCTCCGCGACGCGGCGACGGGCAGAGCGATCACGGTCGGCGCGCGCGGCGAGTTCGAAGTTACGGTTTCCAATCCCGAGCTGTTCTTCCGCAAGATAGTGGGCGTTAAGCAGGAGTTCAACCGCAACGAGTTCAGCCGCAGGTTCAGCGAAACGGTCGCTACCGAGTTCGCCGAGGTGTTCACGCACGCGGTTGCCGATCTTCAACTTACGTACGACAAGTTCGTCGAGAACAAGAAGATGATAAGCTCGCGCATGGGCGAGATCCTAAGCCCGAAGTTCGAAAACCAGTACGGGCTCAAAGTAGTCGAGTTCAAGATTGCCGACTTCGATCTTCACGACGAGGACAAGCGCGCGATGGAGCAGGTACTCGACACGACTATCGCCGCCAAGGCAGCTCGCGAGGAAGCCGAGCGCTTGGACGACAAGAACTGGGAACGGCAAAAGTATTTGCGCGAAATGGAGCTGCGCGAAAAGACTGCGTACTACGACGCTATGAAAACTAACGGAACTGCGTTCAAGCCGCGCTGCCCGCACTGCGGCGGCGAGCACGACCCCATGGCGGTGTTCTGTCCCGCCTGCGGTAAACGCGTAAGCCGCGCGCCCATCACCTGCACTTCGTGCGGCAAGGTCAACGACGCGTCGGCGACCTTCTGCTCGGGCTGCGGTAAAAAGCTGTAA
- a CDS encoding tRNA 2-thiocytidine biosynthesis protein TtcA, with protein sequence MKLQKLLSLVRRCDADFRLISSGDRIAVGLSGGKDSLALLYALASYRRFSPHPFELCAVVIDAGAGSDFSPLEPMCEELNVPLHIVRTQIAPIVFEERKEKNPCSLCAKMRRGALDNKLNELGYNVLALGHNADDMVETFLLSLMYEGRLSTLQPKSYLDKSGITLIRPLLYVREKETAAFVKENNVTVIHNPCPANGFTQRETMKSVINNMCAVTPDAFERMHSALCHPERNNLIIKN encoded by the coding sequence ATGAAACTACAAAAGCTTTTATCGCTTGTCAGGCGGTGCGACGCCGACTTTAGACTTATATCAAGCGGCGACAGGATAGCCGTCGGGCTGTCGGGCGGCAAGGACAGCCTTGCGCTGCTCTATGCGCTCGCGTCCTACCGCAGATTCAGTCCGCACCCGTTCGAGCTGTGCGCCGTCGTGATCGACGCGGGCGCAGGATCGGACTTCTCGCCGCTCGAACCCATGTGCGAAGAACTGAACGTTCCGTTACATATAGTGCGCACGCAGATCGCGCCTATCGTGTTCGAAGAACGCAAGGAGAAAAACCCTTGCTCGCTGTGCGCCAAAATGCGGCGCGGCGCGCTCGATAACAAGCTTAACGAATTGGGCTACAACGTGCTCGCGCTCGGGCACAACGCCGACGACATGGTAGAAACTTTTTTATTGAGCCTGATGTACGAGGGGCGGCTGAGCACGCTTCAACCCAAGTCCTATCTCGACAAGAGCGGCATTACGCTCATTCGCCCGCTGCTGTACGTGCGCGAAAAAGAAACTGCGGCGTTCGTCAAAGAGAACAACGTAACGGTTATTCACAACCCCTGCCCTGCCAACGGCTTTACTCAGCGCGAAACGATGAAGTCTGTTATAAATAATATGTGCGCAGTCACGCCCGACGCATTCGAGCGTATGCACTCCGCGCTGTGCCATCCCGAAAGAAACAATCTCATCATAAAAAATTAG
- a CDS encoding HAD family hydrolase, protein MFDYILFDLDGTLTDSFDGVGNSILYAMKKLGRTLPDKQSLRWCLGPPIKESFLKLVDGDEKAANEGVRLYREYYSDRGLFENRVYDGIPEVLSELQDMGKRLIVATSKPEVFSKRILEKFKLSQYFNFVAAASLDSSRTQKYQVIDYAITEKRLTISKTVMVGDRHHDIDGANMYGIKSIGVLYGYGTEEELESAGADFIAPTPNDIVEIIRNCE, encoded by the coding sequence ATGTTCGACTATATACTTTTCGATCTCGACGGAACGCTGACCGACTCGTTCGACGGCGTTGGAAATTCCATACTGTACGCCATGAAAAAGCTCGGGCGCACGTTGCCCGACAAGCAGTCGCTCAGGTGGTGCTTAGGTCCGCCCATCAAGGAGAGTTTTCTCAAACTTGTAGACGGCGACGAGAAAGCGGCTAACGAGGGCGTACGGCTGTACCGCGAATACTATTCCGACCGCGGGCTGTTCGAAAACCGCGTGTACGACGGCATACCCGAAGTGCTTAGCGAACTTCAAGATATGGGCAAGCGACTGATCGTGGCTACGAGCAAGCCCGAGGTCTTTTCCAAGCGCATACTCGAAAAGTTCAAGCTCAGTCAGTATTTCAATTTCGTAGCGGCGGCAAGCCTTGACAGCTCGCGCACACAGAAGTACCAAGTAATAGACTACGCTATCACCGAAAAGCGTTTAACGATATCGAAAACCGTAATGGTCGGCGATCGCCACCACGATATAGACGGAGCGAATATGTACGGGATTAAATCGATAGGCGTGCTTTACGGCTACGGCACAGAAGAAGAATTAGAAAGCGCCGGTGCTGACTTTATCGCCCCGACACCGAATGATATTGTTGAGATAATTAGGAATTGTGAATGA
- a CDS encoding HlyC/CorC family transporter, giving the protein MDPSQIGILVVLIVLVFLSAFFSSAETAFTSVSRVRLHTLEANGVKWAKRVGNMIDRYDKLITTILIGNNIVNIVGSSLATVLFVSILGDGSTAVTLSTVVMTLAVLIFGEITPKTIAKEHPEGFCRMFCGAIWLLEIIFFPLTWIFSQWRKLLLKVFKLKKSPGITEDELLTYVETAQNEGGIDAHESELIRSAIEFEDLDVGDIMVHRVGVVAVSESESMDEVAKKFRENGYSRIPVYSGTIDTVIGIIHEKDFLIATLDGATDFKSCIQNTVCLSENMKISAALRMMQKGKIHMAVVVDEYGGTSGIITMEDILEELVGEIYDEHDEVEEFIKKTGDGVFVVNGNAPLLDAFEYIGADVREEFESASVGGWVTEQMEKIPVAGESFDYDNLHITVTRSTQKRVAEVKITVSEKEED; this is encoded by the coding sequence ATGGACCCATCTCAAATAGGAATATTAGTAGTATTAATAGTTTTGGTTTTTCTTTCGGCGTTCTTCTCATCGGCGGAAACGGCGTTTACGAGCGTAAGCAGGGTAAGACTGCACACGCTAGAAGCTAACGGCGTAAAATGGGCGAAGCGCGTCGGGAACATGATAGACAGATACGATAAGCTGATCACCACGATACTTATCGGCAATAACATAGTGAACATAGTGGGCTCGTCGCTCGCTACCGTTTTGTTTGTCAGTATTCTCGGCGACGGCTCGACGGCGGTCACGCTGTCCACCGTGGTGATGACGCTTGCCGTTTTGATCTTCGGCGAGATAACCCCCAAAACGATCGCCAAGGAACACCCCGAAGGCTTTTGCCGTATGTTCTGCGGCGCGATATGGCTGCTCGAAATTATATTCTTTCCGCTCACGTGGATATTCTCGCAATGGCGCAAGCTTTTGCTTAAAGTGTTCAAGCTCAAAAAATCGCCCGGCATAACCGAGGACGAGCTTTTGACGTACGTGGAAACGGCGCAGAACGAGGGCGGTATCGACGCGCACGAGTCCGAGCTCATCCGCTCTGCTATCGAGTTCGAGGACCTCGACGTGGGCGACATCATGGTCCACCGCGTGGGCGTGGTCGCCGTGAGCGAGAGCGAAAGCATGGACGAGGTCGCCAAGAAATTCCGCGAGAACGGGTATTCGCGCATACCCGTGTACAGCGGCACTATCGACACCGTTATCGGTATCATCCACGAAAAAGACTTTCTTATCGCCACGCTCGACGGCGCGACCGATTTTAAGAGCTGTATCCAGAACACCGTTTGCCTGTCGGAGAACATGAAGATCTCGGCGGCGCTACGCATGATGCAAAAGGGCAAGATCCACATGGCGGTCGTCGTCGACGAGTACGGCGGCACGAGCGGTATCATTACCATGGAGGACATACTCGAAGAACTTGTCGGCGAAATCTACGACGAGCACGACGAGGTCGAAGAATTCATTAAAAAGACGGGCGACGGCGTGTTCGTCGTCAACGGCAACGCGCCGCTCCTAGACGCTTTCGAGTATATCGGCGCGGACGTCAGGGAGGAATTCGAGAGCGCGTCGGTCGGCGGCTGGGTCACTGAGCAAATGGAAAAGATCCCCGTAGCGGGCGAAAGCTTCGACTACGACAACCTGCATATAACCGTCACTCGCTCCACGCAAAAACGCGTCGCCGAGGTCAAGATCACGGTGAGCGAGAAAGAGGAAGATTAA
- a CDS encoding DUF5104 domain-containing protein produces the protein MMKKIISLFISIVLCICSMFALCSCGLLETNSDAAKENLEKLIDCLDKNDHSGVKALFASNKIADIQNFDEDVSALLNLYKGSFVSHNFDMPGATFDDVDNNVKKKWFIIGADITTSQEKYHAIMYWCDMDTSDKGNVGIWSLFIFNVKDNPLKDYSFYGDSDWDDDNRKGIYIVKPYKYIDMTMNILQSGSVENVKTLFAPKVINDNTAFDENVENFFSYYSAEYTACTEIATDTDIQTDADGNMTKRFRMFSYSIDTADGKYSIAVRYCDKDTENSENVGLHSVYIRQGENSADHPYWGDGLWSEGISVDLAH, from the coding sequence ATGATGAAAAAAATAATATCGCTGTTTATATCAATCGTACTTTGTATTTGCAGTATGTTCGCGCTTTGCAGTTGCGGTTTGCTTGAAACCAATTCTGACGCGGCGAAAGAGAATTTGGAAAAACTTATAGACTGTTTGGACAAAAACGACCACAGCGGCGTTAAGGCTTTGTTCGCTTCCAACAAAATAGCCGATATACAAAACTTCGACGAGGACGTTTCTGCATTATTAAATCTTTACAAAGGAAGCTTTGTTTCGCATAATTTTGATATGCCCGGTGCAACCTTTGACGATGTAGACAACAATGTAAAAAAGAAATGGTTTATAATCGGCGCAGATATTACTACAAGCCAAGAAAAATACCACGCTATTATGTATTGGTGCGATATGGATACTTCCGATAAAGGCAACGTCGGGATTTGGTCGCTATTTATATTCAACGTAAAAGACAATCCGCTTAAAGATTATTCGTTTTACGGTGATAGCGATTGGGACGATGATAATAGAAAAGGAATTTACATTGTTAAGCCCTATAAATACATAGACATGACAATGAACATTTTACAAAGCGGTAGCGTCGAAAACGTTAAAACGCTATTTGCCCCGAAAGTGATAAATGATAATACCGCGTTCGACGAAAACGTTGAAAACTTCTTTTCGTATTATTCGGCGGAATATACGGCGTGTACCGAAATCGCTACGGATACGGATATTCAAACCGACGCCGATGGGAATATGACGAAAAGATTTCGTATGTTTTCTTATTCGATCGACACCGCCGACGGTAAGTATAGCATAGCTGTTCGGTATTGCGATAAAGACACCGAAAACAGTGAAAACGTAGGGTTACATTCGGTATATATTCGACAAGGCGAAAACTCAGCCGACCATCCGTATTGGGGCGACGGTTTATGGAGCGAAGGAATCAGCGTCGATTTAGCTCATTAA
- a CDS encoding DUF3888 domain-containing protein — translation MKRSILLAAIIICSMLFTVNKQNAFSAHAQTDNKNIDELSITLLHPHIEKAITDYYGFNRRYEIGDSDIEILERDGNIFTVKVTVDTFEGPHNDYFTEVLIFRVVPYEVTLKSYTHSDFVK, via the coding sequence ATGAAGAGATCGATTTTATTGGCGGCAATTATAATCTGTTCAATGCTGTTTACCGTGAATAAGCAAAACGCATTTAGTGCCCATGCGCAAACGGATAATAAAAATATTGACGAGCTTTCTATAACCTTATTACACCCACATATAGAAAAAGCCATTACAGATTATTACGGCTTTAACCGTCGTTACGAAATCGGCGATTCGGACATTGAGATTTTAGAGCGCGACGGGAACATTTTTACCGTAAAAGTAACAGTAGACACGTTCGAAGGTCCGCACAACGATTACTTTACCGAAGTTCTGATTTTTAGGGTCGTGCCGTATGAAGTTACTCTAAAAAGCTATACTCACAGCGATTTTGTCAAATAA
- a CDS encoding GNAT family N-acetyltransferase, which translates to MKKHGYEHCSYEELKKLIDTWNSKIYDNSYFEMYAIEFEFEIVGYASLYQRSKSIVSCGLEIYPDYQRKGFASSAYSQLLENAKNKGFKIAVAQVLIENAASIALNKKLGFECEKYEYINKQGNKVYYFIKSL; encoded by the coding sequence TTGAAGAAACACGGCTATGAGCATTGTTCGTATGAAGAATTGAAAAAATTGATTGACACATGGAATAGCAAAATTTACGATAATTCTTATTTTGAGATGTATGCGATAGAGTTTGAATTTGAAATAGTGGGCTACGCTTCGCTTTATCAACGCTCAAAATCAATAGTCAGTTGCGGATTGGAAATATACCCTGATTATCAAAGAAAAGGGTTTGCGTCAAGCGCATACAGTCAGCTTCTCGAAAATGCAAAAAACAAAGGTTTCAAAATTGCCGTTGCGCAGGTTTTAATAGAAAACGCCGCAAGCATAGCGCTAAATAAAAAGCTCGGCTTTGAGTGCGAGAAATACGAATACATAAATAAACAAGGCAATAAAGTATATTATTTTATTAAATCACTGTGA
- a CDS encoding cytochrome C551 codes for MTDKVLTCRDCGKEFTFTAGEQEFYAEKGFEHEPTRCPECRKAHKAQRAAMRNQNRNN; via the coding sequence ATGACCGATAAGGTATTGACTTGCAGAGACTGCGGCAAGGAATTTACGTTCACCGCGGGCGAGCAAGAGTTTTATGCCGAAAAGGGCTTCGAGCACGAACCTACGCGCTGCCCCGAGTGCCGCAAAGCGCATAAAGCGCAGCGCGCCGCTATGCGTAACCAAAACCGCAATAACTAA
- a CDS encoding FeoB-associated Cys-rich membrane protein: MTALEIVLIILIILFVGGIVGWKVFKAVRNKKAAKTGGSTSSCGCGCAGCAASGSCPSASAAKDKYYGDDPDDAMPEINVQSEVTCDFTDLL, from the coding sequence ATGACCGCGCTCGAAATTGTTTTGATAATACTCATAATTTTGTTCGTCGGCGGTATCGTCGGCTGGAAGGTGTTTAAAGCGGTGCGCAATAAGAAAGCCGCCAAGACGGGCGGAAGCACGTCGTCCTGCGGCTGCGGGTGCGCGGGCTGTGCCGCTTCGGGCTCGTGCCCGTCGGCTTCCGCCGCCAAGGACAAATACTACGGCGACGATCCCGACGACGCTATGCCCGAGATCAACGTTCAGTCCGAGGTTACGTGCGACTTTACGGATTTGTTGTAG